Proteins encoded within one genomic window of Lynx canadensis isolate LIC74 chromosome B2, mLynCan4.pri.v2, whole genome shotgun sequence:
- the LOC115515040 gene encoding olfactory receptor 2W1-like — translation MGQNNYTSLHGFILLGFSDHPKLEMVLSGVVTLFYFIMWVGNTAIILASFLDSHLHTPMYFFLRNLSFLDLCFTTSIIPQMLVNLWGPDKTISYVGCVTQLYVYMWLGSTECLLLAVMSYDRFTAICKPLHYLVIMNPHLCLKMIITVWSISLAVSVLLCTLTLNLPRCGNNLLDHFLCELPAMIKIACIDTTTVEMSVFALGIVIVLTPLGLILISYGYIAKAVLRIKSKEGQQKAINTCGSHLTVVSIFYGTIIYMYLQPGNSASKDQGKFLTLFYTIVTPSLNPLIYTLRNKDMKNALRKLVRVDCESTKSKRNQKS, via the coding sequence ATGGGGCAAAACAATTACACTTCTCTGCACGGTTTTATTCTGCTTGGTTTCTCAGACCATCCCAAACTGGAGATGGTCCTATCAGGAGTTGTCACTCTCTTCTACTTCATTATGTGGGTGGGTAACACAGCCATCATCCTTGCATCTTTCCTGGATTCCCATCTCCACACACCGATGTATTTTTTCCTCAGGAACTTATCTTTCCTGGATCTATGTTTCACAACCAGCATCATCCCTCAGATGCTCGTTAACTTGTGGGGACCTGACAAGACCATCAGCTATGTGGGCTGTGTCACTCAACTCTACGTTTATATGTGGTTGGGTTCCACTGAGTGTCTCCTCCTCGCTGTTATGTCCTATGATCGTTTCACAGCTATTTGTAAGCCCCTGCATTATTTGGTAATCATGAACCCACATCTCTGTCTCAAGATGATAATCACAGTCTGGAGCATTAGTTTGGCTGTTTCTGTATTATTATGTACACTCACCCTGAATTTGCCTCGATGTGGAAACAACCTTCTGGACCATTTCTTGTGTGAGTTGCCAGCTATGATCAAGATAGCATGTATAGACACCACAACAGTTGaaatgtctgtttttgctttgggCATTGTCATTGTCCTTACACCACTCGGCCTTATTCTTATATCCTATGGCTACATCGCCAAAGCTGTGCTGAGAATAAAGTCAAAAGAAGGCCAACAAAAAGCAATTAATACCTGTGGATCTCATCTCACTGTCGTGTCCATCTTCTATGGAACTATTATCTACATGTACCTGCAACCAGGTAACAGTGCCTCCAAAGACCAGGGAAAGTTCCTCACCCTCTTTTACACGATCGTCACTCCAAGTCTTAATCCACTCATTTATACCCTGCGGAACAAGGACATGAAGAATGCATTGAGGAAGCTGGTGAGAGTCGACTGTGAATCTACAAAATCGAAGAGGAACCAGAAATCATAG